One region of bacterium genomic DNA includes:
- a CDS encoding DUF502 domain-containing protein — MKRRFVTGIIALLPIGVTVFIVWFLVTRIGGILEAAFKKIPLLSTLPSIVISFIGFLAFLALIYIIGTIASGYIGRRVFKFGEEIVSKVPIIRVIYTSARKFTNAIFVDRAAFKKVVLVEYPRKGLYTLAFMTNESSWRINEKEDNVSVFIPTAPNPTSGYYAIVPRSEIRETSLSVDSAMRVIISGGIILPDEREAKKI, encoded by the coding sequence ATGAAAAGAAGGTTTGTAACGGGCATAATAGCTTTGCTTCCTATAGGGGTTACTGTTTTTATCGTCTGGTTTTTAGTTACAAGAATTGGTGGCATTTTGGAAGCAGCTTTTAAAAAAATACCATTACTATCTACTTTGCCTTCCATTGTTATCTCATTTATAGGATTTTTAGCTTTTCTGGCACTTATTTATATAATTGGAACCATAGCCTCGGGTTACATAGGACGACGAGTTTTTAAATTTGGTGAAGAGATAGTTTCAAAAGTTCCTATTATTCGTGTAATTTATACATCGGCAAGAAAGTTTACAAATGCTATATTTGTGGATAGGGCTGCATTTAAAAAGGTTGTCCTTGTAGAATATCCAAGAAAAGGGCTTTATACCTTAGCATTTATGACAAATGAATCCAGCTGGCGAATTAATGAGAAGGAAGACAATGTGAGTGTATTCATACCAACAGCACCTAATCCAACATCCGGGTACTATGCGATTGTACCACGTTCAGAAATCAGGGAAACCTCATTATCTGTTGACTCTGCTATGAGAGTCATCATCTCTGGAGGTATAATATTGCCGGATGAGAGAGAGGCTAAAAAGATTTAG
- the ahcY gene encoding adenosylhomocysteinase, producing MECDIKDKRLKTIGKNRIEWASQSMPVLKQIGDKFSKEKPLKGIRIAACLHVTAETANLMQVLKIGGADVRLCASNPLSTQDDVAASLVTDYGIPVFAINSEDNKTYYNHINQVIDIKPHITMDDGADLISTIHLKRKEMLKNTIGGTEETTTGVVRLKSMAAKGVLKYPVIAVNDSQTKYLFDNRYGTGQSTIDGILRATNTLIAGKNFVICGYGWCGRGVAMRAHGMGANVIVTEVNPIKAIEARMDGFRVMKGSDAFKIADIVVTVTGDINVVDEHHFELMKDGVILANSGHFDVEINKKALAKLAVRHYKVKPGVELYKLKGGKQIYLLAEGRLVNLSCAEGHPSEVMDMSFANQSLATEYIIKNGKKLESKVYKLPEEIDTKIAQMKLKTFGVEIDKLTQEQEKYLKAWEIGT from the coding sequence ATGGAATGCGATATAAAAGATAAAAGATTAAAAACAATTGGCAAAAATAGGATAGAATGGGCTTCACAGAGTATGCCTGTTCTTAAGCAAATTGGTGACAAGTTTTCAAAAGAGAAGCCACTTAAAGGTATACGCATAGCAGCTTGCTTGCATGTGACTGCAGAGACTGCTAATTTAATGCAAGTTCTAAAAATTGGTGGTGCAGATGTGCGATTGTGTGCATCAAATCCTTTATCTACTCAAGATGATGTGGCAGCTTCACTTGTAACTGATTATGGAATACCTGTATTTGCTATAAATAGTGAGGATAACAAAACTTATTATAATCATATAAACCAAGTCATTGACATTAAGCCGCACATAACAATGGATGATGGGGCAGACCTTATCTCAACTATACATTTAAAGCGTAAAGAAATGCTCAAAAATACGATAGGTGGGACAGAGGAGACTACTACAGGGGTAGTACGACTTAAATCTATGGCAGCTAAAGGAGTGCTTAAGTATCCAGTAATTGCAGTTAATGATTCACAAACAAAATACTTATTTGATAATAGATACGGCACAGGACAGTCAACAATTGACGGGATCCTTAGGGCAACAAATACCCTTATTGCAGGCAAGAACTTTGTTATTTGTGGATATGGGTGGTGTGGTCGTGGTGTCGCGATGCGTGCACATGGGATGGGTGCAAATGTTATTGTTACTGAAGTGAACCCAATTAAGGCGATAGAAGCAAGGATGGATGGTTTTAGAGTTATGAAGGGGTCTGATGCATTTAAGATAGCAGATATTGTAGTTACAGTGACAGGTGATATAAATGTTGTAGATGAGCACCATTTTGAACTAATGAAGGACGGCGTTATCCTTGCTAATTCTGGACACTTTGATGTTGAAATAAATAAGAAAGCACTTGCTAAACTTGCCGTAAGACATTACAAAGTTAAACCTGGAGTTGAACTATATAAACTTAAAGGAGGGAAACAAATTTATTTGCTGGCAGAAGGTAGGCTTGTAAATCTGTCTTGCGCTGAAGGACATCCATCAGAAGTTATGGATATGTCGTTTGCAAATCAATCGCTTGCAACTGAATATATAATAAAAAATGGTAAAAAACTCGAGTCCAAAGTATATAAACTACCAGAAGAAATTGATACCAAAATAGCTCAAATGAAGCTAAAAACATTTGGAGTTGAAATAGATAAACTTACGCAGGAACAGGAAAAATACCTCAAAGCATGGGAAATCGGCACATAA
- a CDS encoding sugar phosphate nucleotidyltransferase, protein MKVIIPAAGVGQRLRPHTYSIPKSLLMVAGKPIIGHILEKLNGIEFDEIILIVGYMKDKIKRYVNQNYNFNIRYVEQKERLGLGHAIWLTKDIVKNEPALIVYGDTIFFKEDFKKAVDLSADRQDMGVDGCLGVRSVKDPTQFGIVEVEHGFIKHIIEKPTQPTTNLADVGVNFIRNTQLLFDCLKEIITNDVKTMGEFQLTDAFQLMVKRGAKLKPFRVKGWFDCGRLEGVLSTNRKLLKLECNKNIKIKEPVSPSQCGSVIIPPVFIHPLAKITHSIIGPYVSIDKGSTIKNSIILDSIVNFNARIENLLLRHSIIGPNTAILGRPKRLGISGRTQ, encoded by the coding sequence ATGAAGGTAATAATACCTGCTGCCGGCGTAGGCCAAAGGCTTAGACCTCATACTTATTCTATACCAAAATCACTTTTGATGGTTGCAGGTAAGCCAATTATTGGACACATTTTAGAAAAGTTAAATGGAATTGAATTTGATGAGATTATACTTATAGTGGGCTATATGAAGGATAAAATAAAAAGATATGTAAATCAAAATTATAATTTTAATATCCGCTATGTAGAGCAAAAAGAAAGGCTTGGGCTTGGGCATGCAATCTGGCTTACAAAAGATATAGTAAAGAATGAACCTGCTCTCATTGTCTATGGGGATACTATTTTCTTTAAGGAAGATTTTAAAAAAGCTGTTGACCTGTCTGCCGACAGGCAAGATATGGGGGTAGACGGCTGTCTTGGTGTCAGAAGTGTAAAGGACCCAACTCAATTTGGAATCGTAGAAGTTGAGCATGGATTTATCAAGCACATTATCGAAAAGCCTACGCAGCCAACTACAAATCTTGCAGATGTTGGAGTTAACTTTATCCGTAATACACAACTTTTATTTGATTGTCTTAAAGAAATAATTACAAATGATGTTAAAACAATGGGTGAATTCCAATTAACTGATGCCTTCCAGTTAATGGTAAAAAGAGGAGCAAAACTTAAACCTTTTAGAGTAAAAGGCTGGTTTGACTGTGGTAGACTTGAGGGTGTTCTTTCTACAAATCGTAAATTGTTAAAATTGGAGTGTAACAAAAACATAAAAATAAAAGAACCTGTCTCGCCGAGCCAATGCGGGTCAGTGATTATACCACCAGTTTTTATCCATCCATTAGCTAAAATTACACATTCAATCATAGGACCTTATGTTTCTATTGATAAAGGCTCAACCATAAAGAATTCAATAATATTGGATTCTATAGTAAACTTTAATGCAAGAATAGAAAATTTACTACTAAGACATTCAATTATAGGTCCTAATACAGCGATATTAGGAAGACCCAAAAGATTAGGCATCAGTGGGAGGACACAATGA
- a CDS encoding transposase → MTNRIGLEDREIFARYKRRWEIECVFRELKDNFYFDQYQVRSLTGITRHWHLCFLAYTFFVQYEQRR, encoded by the coding sequence GTGACTAATCGTATCGGGCTTGAGGATAGAGAAATATTCGCAAGATACAAGAGGAGATGGGAGATAGAATGCGTATTTCGTGAACTCAAGGACAACTTTTATTTCGACCAGTATCAAGTGAGAAGTCTCACTGGTATAACGAGGCATTGGCATTTATGCTTTCTTGCATACACTTTCTTTGTTCAATACGAACAAAGACGCTAA
- a CDS encoding HPr family phosphocarrier protein, translated as MLKNELTIKNTLGIHARPAAMLVKIAGKYKSNVILTKDGIRANGKSIMDLLMLEAEKGSKVEIITDGEDELEALDAVIQLINRGFDEE; from the coding sequence ATGCTAAAAAATGAGCTAACTATAAAAAATACATTGGGGATTCACGCAAGACCTGCTGCTATGCTCGTAAAGATAGCTGGCAAATATAAATCAAATGTAATTCTAACAAAAGATGGCATTCGTGCAAATGGTAAGTCTATTATGGACCTTTTAATGCTTGAAGCCGAGAAGGGGTCAAAAGTTGAAATAATTACAGATGGTGAGGACGAATTAGAGGCTTTGGACGCTGTAATTCAGCTAATTAATAGAGGATTTGATGAGGAATAA
- a CDS encoding cold shock domain-containing protein, with translation MYKGKVKWFNERKGYGFIEREDGSGDIFVHYSDIESKGFKVLNEGDEVEFDVMEGEKGPKAIHVVLKK, from the coding sequence ATGTATAAAGGCAAGGTGAAGTGGTTCAATGAGCGTAAAGGATACGGTTTCATTGAACGAGAGGATGGGAGTGGCGACATTTTTGTTCATTACTCAGACATCGAAAGTAAAGGATTTAAAGTCCTTAACGAAGGCGATGAAGTTGAGTTTGATGTAATGGAAGGAGAAAAGGGACCAAAGGCAATACATGTAGTTCTCAAAAAGTAA
- the ptsP gene encoding phosphoenolpyruvate--protein phosphotransferase produces the protein MRNKLLRGIPASPGIVIAKAIPYKEEELLILTRKPDEISEEITKFENALQKTRREIQLIQSDFMKKTDEYHARILDAQLLVLDDTTLIKNTIDIIKRNESAESAFKKVADSILNAFDRVEDEYLRARISDIRDVAGRVLRNLIVQPHTLFPATKHAVVAQDLTPSDTAGFSKDRVVGFATDLGGTTSHTAIMARALEIPAVVGLNEVTKFVDRGDEIIIDGNRGVVVIDPDESTRRAYEDKLKKFQEYEKELEALSNLPCETLDGQSIELSCNIEITEEIDAAISHGAKGIGLMRTEFIYLKSDKLPTEEEQYEVYNLLAQKVHPDSLIIRTLDLGGDKIPSPHQIKEVNPSLGWRAIRFSLSEKSVFMTQLKAILRASRRGNVKIMFPMIVDLSELKLAKSYVEEAKSELKNSGIDYDPDIEIGAMIETPGAALIARAIAEEVDFLSIGSNDLIQYTLACDRTNPRVAHLFNPFHPAILRLIKRTIEAGHSARKWVGICGELGANPLAVPILLGLGIDELSVATVSILEIKKIIRALSIEEAKTIAREVMALETLEEVESFVKGIEEKVLVIKEVMSLSR, from the coding sequence ATGAGGAATAAGTTACTTCGTGGTATACCCGCATCTCCTGGTATTGTAATAGCGAAGGCTATCCCGTATAAAGAAGAAGAGCTCCTTATACTCACACGAAAGCCAGATGAAATAAGTGAAGAGATAACTAAATTTGAAAATGCACTCCAAAAGACAAGAAGAGAAATTCAACTCATTCAGTCAGACTTTATGAAAAAGACAGACGAGTATCATGCAAGAATCCTTGATGCTCAGCTATTGGTACTTGATGATACAACACTTATAAAGAATACAATTGACATAATTAAGAGAAACGAGTCTGCTGAAAGTGCTTTTAAAAAAGTCGCAGATAGCATATTAAATGCATTTGATAGAGTTGAAGATGAATATCTCAGAGCTCGGATAAGCGATATAAGAGATGTAGCAGGTCGTGTCCTCCGTAATTTGATAGTCCAACCTCATACTCTATTCCCGGCAACTAAACATGCAGTTGTAGCCCAGGATTTAACTCCATCAGATACTGCTGGCTTTTCTAAGGATAGGGTAGTTGGATTTGCCACCGATTTGGGTGGCACTACATCTCACACAGCTATAATGGCAAGAGCACTTGAAATACCTGCTGTTGTTGGACTCAACGAGGTTACAAAATTTGTAGATAGAGGAGACGAAATTATCATAGATGGAAACAGGGGAGTAGTAGTAATTGACCCTGATGAATCAACTCGTAGAGCTTACGAAGATAAACTAAAAAAGTTTCAAGAGTATGAAAAGGAACTTGAGGCTTTGTCCAACCTTCCATGTGAGACACTTGATGGGCAATCAATAGAGTTGTCATGCAATATAGAGATTACTGAAGAAATTGACGCAGCTATTTCTCATGGGGCAAAGGGTATTGGACTTATGAGGACTGAATTTATTTACCTTAAATCTGATAAATTACCAACAGAGGAAGAACAATACGAAGTCTACAATTTGCTTGCCCAGAAAGTACACCCAGACTCTCTAATTATAAGAACATTAGACTTAGGTGGAGACAAAATCCCATCTCCCCACCAAATAAAGGAGGTAAACCCATCTTTGGGGTGGCGCGCAATAAGATTCTCATTATCAGAGAAAAGTGTTTTTATGACCCAACTCAAAGCAATCCTTAGAGCCAGCAGGCGTGGTAATGTAAAGATAATGTTTCCTATGATTGTAGACCTAAGTGAGCTAAAGTTAGCTAAGTCTTATGTAGAGGAAGCAAAATCTGAACTCAAAAATAGTGGTATAGATTACGACCCAGATATTGAAATTGGAGCTATGATAGAAACTCCTGGAGCTGCCCTTATTGCAAGAGCAATTGCTGAGGAGGTAGATTTTCTATCCATAGGGTCAAACGACCTAATCCAATATACACTTGCGTGCGACCGAACAAATCCAAGAGTAGCTCATCTTTTTAATCCATTCCACCCAGCTATACTACGCTTGATTAAGCGTACAATTGAGGCAGGTCATAGTGCAAGGAAGTGGGTTGGTATTTGTGGTGAACTTGGTGCTAATCCTTTAGCTGTCCCAATTTTACTTGGGTTAGGAATTGATGAGTTATCTGTGGCTACTGTCTCTATTCTTGAAATAAAAAAGATTATAAGGGCTTTGAGTATTGAAGAGGCAAAAACAATTGCAAGGGAAGTTATGGCACTTGAAACATTAGAGGAAGTGGAGAGTTTTGTTAAAGGAATAGAAGAAAAAGTTCTAGTTATAAAAGAAGTTATGTCCCTGTCTCGCTAA
- the lpxA gene encoding acyl-ACP--UDP-N-acetylglucosamine O-acyltransferase: MIHPTAIINPHAILGKNVKIGPYSIIDEDVEIGNKTEVGSLVQIKGKTKIGNECKLYEGVSIGNPPQDVKFKGEETEVKIGDNNIIREFVTIHGGAQGTTVIGDNNFLMAYSHIAHNCKIGNGVVIANATQIAGFVEIEDCAFISGLCPVHQFVRIGCYSMIAGGYRVPKDVIPYALAASDPLKIHGLNLIGLKRHGFSASTIKVLKEAFHILLFSQLNTSQAVERIKRDIHQIPEIMHLIEFIENSKRGIVK; encoded by the coding sequence ATGATACATCCAACTGCTATTATCAATCCACATGCAATTTTAGGAAAAAATGTAAAAATTGGACCTTATTCTATTATAGATGAAGATGTAGAAATAGGCAATAAAACTGAAGTTGGCTCATTGGTTCAAATAAAAGGTAAAACAAAAATTGGTAATGAATGTAAACTCTACGAAGGAGTTTCAATTGGTAATCCACCTCAAGATGTAAAATTTAAGGGTGAAGAAACTGAGGTTAAAATTGGTGATAACAATATTATAAGAGAGTTTGTAACCATCCACGGTGGAGCTCAAGGCACTACAGTTATTGGAGATAATAATTTCTTGATGGCTTACTCTCATATTGCTCATAATTGCAAGATAGGTAATGGAGTAGTAATAGCAAATGCAACCCAAATTGCAGGCTTTGTTGAAATTGAAGATTGTGCATTCATATCAGGACTATGTCCTGTGCACCAATTTGTGCGTATTGGATGCTACTCTATGATAGCTGGCGGATACAGGGTACCAAAAGATGTCATCCCATATGCACTCGCGGCATCTGACCCGCTAAAAATACATGGACTTAATTTGATTGGACTTAAGCGGCACGGTTTCTCAGCCTCTACAATAAAAGTATTAAAAGAAGCGTTTCACATATTATTATTTTCACAGCTTAACACATCGCAGGCAGTTGAGCGTATCAAGAGAGATATACATCAAATACCTGAAATTATGCATCTTATAGAATTTATAGAGAACTCAAAACGTGGAATTGTAAAATGA
- a CDS encoding bifunctional phosphoglucose/phosphomannose isomerase — protein sequence MNVDSYDLSADRQDMKEVLINFPNQIEAASKVGQSLKLPVIRKLSNIVVCGMGGSAISGDLLFHYLTDEISIPIFVNRDYDLPNFVNQNSIVFISSYSGNTEETISAYRQAVKRTKCVLCITSGGKLSEEDTPYILRIPEGYQPRCALGWLFIPMIIVLTKLGIVSDKKKELNETVSLLYKLSKEFKLFNSRPFLIAKNIIGKFPIIYSDTRFSPIAKRWVTQLNENAKVLAHFNVFSELNHNEIVGFSDSSPNLSVIILKDREYNPRIRRRIEITKKIISLYTEIHEVESYGDSLLSRFFSLIYFGDWMSYWLAILRGVDPTPIEHIERLKKELLV from the coding sequence ATGAATGTGGACAGTTATGACCTGTCTGCCGACAGGCAAGATATGAAAGAGGTATTAATTAATTTCCCAAATCAAATTGAGGCTGCATCTAAGGTGGGTCAAAGCTTAAAACTTCCAGTTATAAGGAAACTAAGTAATATCGTAGTTTGTGGGATGGGTGGGTCTGCAATCTCTGGCGATTTACTATTTCACTACTTAACAGATGAAATCAGTATCCCAATATTTGTAAATAGGGATTACGACTTACCAAATTTCGTAAATCAGAATAGCATTGTCTTTATCTCAAGTTATTCCGGAAATACTGAAGAAACCATTAGCGCATATAGACAGGCAGTAAAGAGGACAAAATGTGTCTTATGCATAACATCTGGCGGTAAGCTTAGTGAAGAGGATACTCCGTACATTTTAAGGATACCAGAAGGCTATCAACCAAGGTGTGCTCTTGGGTGGCTGTTTATACCAATGATTATCGTGCTCACTAAATTAGGTATAGTATCTGATAAAAAAAAGGAATTAAATGAAACTGTTTCACTACTTTATAAGCTGAGTAAAGAATTTAAGTTATTCAATAGTAGGCCATTTTTGATTGCAAAAAATATCATAGGTAAATTTCCAATAATTTATAGCGATACAAGATTCAGTCCGATAGCTAAGCGATGGGTAACTCAGTTAAACGAGAATGCCAAAGTCCTCGCTCATTTTAATGTATTTTCTGAACTTAATCATAATGAGATAGTAGGATTTAGTGATTCATCACCGAATTTGTCGGTTATAATTCTTAAGGACAGAGAATACAACCCTCGAATTCGGCGTCGTATAGAAATCACAAAGAAAATAATTTCTCTATATACTGAAATTCACGAGGTTGAAAGCTATGGGGACTCATTACTTTCAAGATTCTTCTCTCTCATTTATTTTGGCGACTGGATGAGTTACTGGTTAGCAATCTTAAGAGGAGTAGACCCAACCCCTATTGAACACATAGAAAGACTTAAAAAAGAGCTACTCGTATGA
- the metK gene encoding methionine adenosyltransferase, with amino-acid sequence MRRFITSESVTEGHPDKICDQISDAVLDECIRQDPNSRVACETFVSVGLVVVGGEITTSGYVDLPSIVRKLLKKIGYTHEFGFCYETCAILNAIGNQSPDIAQGVNIGGAGDQGLMIGYACKETPELMPLPITLAHCITRRLSYVRKNKILSYLGPDGKAQVSVEYDDNRPVRVDSVVLAAQHTEDILNKTKERITEKARNELINEVIKKAIGEEWLDNKTKYFVNETGKFVIGGPQSDTGMTGRKIIVDTYGGVIPHGGGAFSGKDPTKVDRSASYMARYLAKNIVKAELADRCRIDLAYVIGIPEPTVIEINTFGTSKVKDYELRNVIKKIFDLTPRGIITKLNLLRPIYCKTACYGHFGREEPEFTWELTDSVDLLREAVGM; translated from the coding sequence ATGAGAAGATTTATAACTTCAGAGTCTGTAACAGAGGGGCATCCGGATAAAATATGTGACCAGATTTCAGATGCTGTCCTTGATGAGTGTATCAGACAGGACCCAAATTCAAGAGTTGCCTGTGAAACATTTGTGAGTGTAGGACTCGTAGTGGTTGGTGGTGAAATTACTACTTCTGGGTATGTAGATTTACCAAGTATTGTGCGAAAATTACTTAAGAAGATAGGTTACACACACGAATTTGGGTTCTGCTATGAGACATGCGCAATCTTAAACGCCATTGGAAACCAGTCTCCAGATATAGCACAGGGTGTAAATATTGGGGGGGCAGGTGACCAGGGCTTAATGATAGGTTATGCTTGTAAAGAGACACCAGAACTTATGCCACTTCCTATTACCTTAGCTCACTGTATTACAAGAAGGCTTAGCTATGTCAGAAAGAATAAGATTCTGTCTTATTTGGGGCCTGATGGGAAGGCACAGGTCTCTGTTGAATATGATGATAATAGACCTGTAAGAGTGGATTCAGTCGTCCTCGCCGCACAACATACAGAAGATATATTGAATAAGACTAAAGAAAGAATAACAGAAAAAGCAAGAAATGAATTAATAAATGAAGTAATTAAGAAAGCAATTGGAGAGGAATGGTTAGATAATAAGACAAAATATTTTGTAAATGAGACAGGTAAATTTGTAATTGGAGGACCTCAATCAGATACAGGGATGACAGGTAGAAAAATTATCGTTGATACATATGGGGGTGTGATTCCACATGGGGGTGGTGCCTTTTCTGGTAAGGATCCTACAAAAGTTGACCGCTCTGCTTCATATATGGCACGATATTTAGCAAAAAATATTGTAAAGGCGGAACTTGCTGATAGATGTAGAATTGACCTTGCATATGTAATTGGAATACCTGAACCTACTGTAATTGAAATAAATACATTTGGGACAAGTAAAGTAAAAGATTATGAACTCAGAAATGTAATAAAAAAAATTTTTGACCTCACTCCTCGTGGAATTATAACCAAATTAAATCTTCTAAGACCTATATATTGTAAGACTGCATGCTACGGTCATTTTGGACGTGAGGAGCCTGAATTTACATGGGAGTTGACAGATAGCGTAGATTTATTAAGGGAAGCAGTTGGAATGTAA
- a CDS encoding agmatine deiminase family protein yields MMKYVKLLSAMFTVWFFFLSFAAAKGPLPIWPTEEELKRMDEIGTYTVPTPPPTEKVKAPGEFDNAQGVLLRWDRGWWQGLYIDMTGAIVEHSKAYIIVANNWEQNQVENQLIAHNIPLDSVEFVIKPTNSVWIRDYGPWWIYHEDGTRGIVDWVYNRPRPQDDSIPIRLGEDWSIPVYTSSLVHTGGNFMVDGHGVGFASNLIYQENPGLTPAKIDSIMGVYMGLDTFYVFTRIYGEYTGHIDMWGKLIDDHTFMVAYYPPGDQNHNILNNHAAAIANLTNGNSILFDTVRIPSPPPYSGVYRSYTNSLIVNKLVLLPIYNHAYDSIAVRIYQERLPGYDIRTFDCSDIIQSGGAVHCITKLVMSPYAIFITHTPLLNTEDTVNPYRVEATITATMGLNGDSTFVYWDTDTSPPFNMVKLIPDTDSVNLFFGYIPAQHYGTTVYYYIYAMDTTGYYKTSPSNALYELYSFKVGEQPGIVESDKAVCRFLVRPFINPFKDKLMLSIYSDEPKTIQFCVFNITGQQIFSNSILLKKGLNIVTWNPNDGNSYSIPAGVYFYQIIAGEETNLGKVLHLK; encoded by the coding sequence ATGATGAAATATGTAAAATTATTAAGTGCAATGTTTACTGTTTGGTTTTTCTTTTTATCCTTTGCTGCAGCTAAGGGGCCATTGCCAATCTGGCCTACTGAAGAAGAACTTAAGCGGATGGATGAAATAGGTACTTATACTGTGCCTACTCCACCACCTACAGAAAAGGTGAAAGCTCCTGGAGAATTTGATAATGCACAGGGTGTGCTATTACGGTGGGATCGAGGTTGGTGGCAAGGTTTATACATTGATATGACCGGTGCTATTGTGGAACACTCAAAAGCATATATTATTGTCGCTAATAATTGGGAACAAAATCAAGTAGAAAACCAACTCATAGCACATAATATACCACTTGACTCAGTTGAATTTGTGATTAAACCAACAAATTCTGTGTGGATAAGAGACTATGGACCTTGGTGGATTTATCATGAGGATGGAACAAGGGGGATAGTAGATTGGGTTTATAATAGACCACGACCTCAAGATGATTCAATCCCAATTAGGTTAGGTGAGGATTGGTCAATACCAGTTTATACATCGTCTTTAGTCCATACGGGTGGCAATTTTATGGTGGATGGTCATGGGGTAGGATTTGCAAGTAATCTTATTTACCAAGAAAATCCTGGACTTACACCAGCTAAAATAGATAGCATAATGGGTGTCTATATGGGACTGGATACCTTCTATGTATTCACTCGAATATATGGCGAGTATACTGGACACATTGATATGTGGGGCAAGCTTATTGATGACCATACATTTATGGTAGCTTACTATCCACCAGGTGACCAAAACCACAATATCCTAAATAACCACGCTGCCGCAATTGCTAATCTTACTAATGGCAATAGTATTCTATTTGATACAGTGAGAATTCCATCGCCTCCCCCCTATTCTGGGGTGTATAGGTCTTACACAAACTCGCTTATTGTAAACAAATTGGTGCTTTTACCAATTTATAACCATGCGTATGACAGTATTGCCGTCCGGATATACCAGGAACGCCTACCCGGCTATGACATCAGAACTTTTGACTGCTCCGATATTATTCAGTCTGGTGGTGCAGTACATTGCATAACAAAACTTGTCATGTCCCCCTACGCAATATTTATCACTCATACTCCACTCCTAAATACAGAAGACACCGTCAACCCATATCGTGTGGAAGCAACTATAACTGCAACAATGGGACTAAACGGAGATTCTACGTTTGTCTACTGGGATACTGATACCAGTCCACCATTCAATATGGTTAAATTAATACCTGATACGGATAGTGTCAATCTTTTCTTCGGATATATTCCTGCACAGCACTATGGAACAACTGTATATTATTATATCTATGCTATGGATACCACTGGATACTACAAAACCAGTCCAAGTAATGCTCTATACGAACTGTATTCATTTAAGGTGGGAGAACAACCGGGTATCGTAGAAAGTGACAAAGCTGTATGTCGCTTTTTGGTTAGACCGTTTATTAATCCATTCAAGGATAAACTTATGCTCTCTATCTATTCAGATGAGCCCAAAACTATTCAATTTTGTGTATTCAATATTACTGGACAGCAGATATTCTCTAATAGCATTCTGTTAAAAAAGGGACTTAACATTGTGACATGGAATCCAAATGATGGAAATAGTTATTCTATTCCAGCTGGAGTTTACTTTTACCAAATTATAGCGGGAGAAGAAACTAACTTAGGAAAAGTATTACATTTAAAGTAA